Proteins encoded together in one Papaver somniferum cultivar HN1 unplaced genomic scaffold, ASM357369v1 unplaced-scaffold_117, whole genome shotgun sequence window:
- the LOC113330032 gene encoding pathogenesis-related protein 1C-like, with translation MKIIHSSPLSLLCLISLIITANSTTQLHPAASELSNAQNTQETVIIGRRPKPDKEGVHNVSKGLCWGCIGESIQYLFAHNWIRAQKLEMPLIWDSQLEKYARSWAIQRKSDCNLQHSFPEGNFKLGENIYWGSGTTWEPMDAVNAWAGEEKFYSYATNTCQAGKECGHYTQIVWRNTRRIGCARVECDDGDVFMNCNYGPPGNIIGERPY, from the coding sequence ATGAAAATCATTCATTCTTCTCCATTATCTCTTTTGTGTCTAATCTCACTCATAATCACTGCAAATTCTACTACACAACTACATCCAGCAGCCTCAGAATTGTCAAATGCGCAAAACACACAGGAAACTGTAATAATTGGCCGTCGGCCAAAGCCAGATAAAGAGGGGGTACATAATGTGTCTAAGGGTTTATGCTGGGGTTGTATTGGTGAGTCTATACAATATCTGTTTGCTCATAATTGGATAAGGGCACAAAAATTGGAGATGCCATTGATATGGGATTCACAACTTGAAAAGTATGCAAGATCGTGGGCAATACAAAGGAAAAGTGACTGTAATTTACAACATTCATTCCCTGAGGGGAATTTCAAATTAGGTGAAAATATTTATTGGGGAAGCGGTACAACTTGGGAACCGATGGATGCCGTAAATGCGTGGGCTGGTGAGGAGAAGTTTTATTCATACGCTACCAATACATGTCAAGCCGGTAAAGAGTGTGGCCATTATACACAAATTGTGTGGAGAAATACGAGAAGAATCGGATGTGCTAGAGTTGAGTGTGATGATGGTGATGTTTTTATGAATTGTAATTACGGTCCGCCGGGTAATATTATAGGCGAGAGACCGTATTGA